From one Arenicella chitinivorans genomic stretch:
- a CDS encoding FHA domain-containing protein, which produces MGYIRVYCGNELKTQLELGEERITLGRVDDNTIVLPDPGVSRVHAAIEYQDGDYYVVDLESQNGVFLNNEKVNREKLKYWDEIQIHNFVIKFMAKAGIGATNDQDLDASQSVASDKTEFYNLTDKTELDKLRQKTKQCYVTYKTASGEPQKLLIQKPRTIIGGGKNADIKTSGWFAPAIAATIERQGSSYELVPHKRGNAIFQNKQVVDPVKLIDGSGFIVRDIEFEFFNRLD; this is translated from the coding sequence ATGGGTTACATTCGGGTTTACTGTGGTAATGAGTTAAAGACACAACTGGAACTGGGTGAAGAGCGCATCACACTCGGTCGGGTCGACGACAACACGATCGTCCTGCCCGACCCTGGGGTATCGCGCGTTCACGCCGCCATCGAATACCAGGACGGCGATTATTACGTGGTTGACCTTGAGAGTCAGAATGGTGTTTTTCTCAACAATGAAAAAGTTAACCGCGAGAAACTGAAATACTGGGATGAAATTCAAATTCATAACTTTGTCATCAAATTTATGGCGAAGGCTGGCATTGGCGCCACGAACGACCAAGATTTGGATGCTTCACAAAGCGTCGCGTCAGACAAAACAGAGTTCTATAACCTGACCGACAAGACTGAGCTTGATAAGCTAAGACAGAAGACCAAGCAGTGTTATGTGACCTATAAAACGGCATCCGGCGAACCGCAAAAACTGCTCATCCAGAAACCGCGAACGATTATTGGTGGCGGTAAAAATGCCGATATCAAAACGTCCGGCTGGTTTGCCCCGGCAATCGCGGCAACGATTGAACGCCAAGGCAGCAGCTACGAGCTAGTTCCGCATAAACGTGGAAACGCTATTTTTCAGAACAAGCAAGTTGTCGACCCCGTCAAACTGATCGATGGCAGCGGATTCATCGTGCGAGACATTGAATTCGAATTCTTTAATCGACTCGATTAA
- a CDS encoding aldo/keto reductase, which produces MQKVHVVPDGPAFSELVQGYWRMGEWDRSLQSHLRFLEQHLELGITTVDHAHVYGGDPSCEALFGDVLKLQPSLRSKLEIVSKCGIELVDHQDVRVNHYDASPNAIRASVETSLRRLGTDYLDVLLLHRPDLLLDADAVADTFNELHQEGKVQHFGVSNFTNTQFALLQSRLEKPLVTNQVEINPVNLNTVNDGTLEFLQQHRVRPMAWSCLAGGHIFGDQSTQMTRLRHTLEDIANELSVDAIDQVVYAWVRRLPSKPVVIIGSGDITRVQRAVDALNLSLSQEQWYRIWVASMGHGVP; this is translated from the coding sequence ATGCAAAAAGTACATGTTGTGCCGGATGGACCGGCTTTTTCCGAATTGGTGCAAGGGTATTGGCGAATGGGCGAGTGGGATCGTTCATTGCAGTCGCATCTTCGTTTTCTTGAACAACACCTAGAGTTAGGTATCACGACGGTTGATCATGCGCATGTCTATGGCGGTGATCCGAGTTGCGAGGCGTTGTTCGGTGACGTGCTAAAACTGCAACCGAGTTTACGCAGTAAGCTGGAAATCGTTTCAAAGTGCGGGATTGAGTTGGTCGACCATCAGGATGTGCGGGTCAATCACTACGATGCGAGCCCAAACGCGATACGCGCGTCAGTGGAGACCTCACTGCGCCGACTTGGCACGGATTATTTGGACGTGCTGCTGCTCCATCGACCAGATTTATTGTTGGACGCCGACGCCGTGGCGGACACTTTCAACGAGCTGCACCAAGAGGGCAAGGTGCAACACTTCGGAGTGTCCAACTTCACCAACACGCAGTTTGCCTTATTACAGTCCCGACTCGAAAAACCATTGGTGACCAATCAAGTGGAAATCAATCCCGTAAATTTGAACACCGTGAACGACGGTACGCTGGAATTTCTACAACAGCATCGCGTTCGCCCAATGGCCTGGTCATGTTTGGCCGGTGGGCATATCTTTGGTGATCAGTCCACGCAGATGACGCGTCTACGCCATACGCTGGAAGATATTGCCAATGAACTTAGCGTCGACGCGATTGATCAGGTGGTCTACGCTTGGGTACGCCGCCTGCCGTCTAAACCGGTGGTGATTATCGGCAGTGGTGATATTACGCGAGTTCAGCGGGCAGTAGACGCGTTAAATCTGAGTTTAAGTCAGGAACAGTGGTACCGCATTTGGGTGGCCTCAATGGGACACGGAGTGCCATGA
- a CDS encoding alpha-2-macroglobulin family protein, translating into MQTLKFFSQLLCGLCLSVSHGAWAQATFDSATFNQAKDELALLRVTPSGEEVPVSNRQIVFKFNQPVVAVGDMQRESDAVPISITPKVNCAWLWLDTSSLACQLDKADALQLATRYTIHVNPGIQTLDGVTMPHAEQFSFTTIRPAIQGVYLHQWTDAARPVMRVQFNQPVSRASVLASLRLRSKGNAIDLQADNAHNSDYDALFLQATAQSAFESQSPLPKPRDDAEPAPEVQLALQARRNAYDQARYAWNLSPVNALPAGALVRLQLTAGLRSVWGAVRGTTDNKVHTFSALPKFEFLGVECRQQSYTDGNMRVTSNRIQPRYSAQTQLRESDTGDHAYDGLAECLPLQSAALVFSTPVSYQTAKAHLSVTPDLAGGIPDYDPWSTRQDRYLIENFFNRRFRFGDNRPYRMVLPEVLKAYDEYKLESVAELRDELHRTLDRPISMSFLTAHRLPNYQLDHRHAVFEKTLDTELPVTVTNLDELVVDGYTRTTMSEAETGLSYRKPLPEVEDIAYAVPLGVRAMLGGKSGLVTGTLSAESTYPGLDHYRPEFVAQVTPFQVHLKFGHFKSMVWVTSLQTGKPVAGVKVRLDLDRYSGMTALSDETKAVTDVVITDRHGVAELPGQAEIDPTLKWRYVNYFDDQRLILKLSKGADMAVLPLDNSYLVWSNVWPQMQARDGYLYAWGTTAQGVYKIGDTVQYKIYVRNQSNDHWVAPPSSGYALQIIDPKGQVVAERKALTLSEFGAVDGEFTVPETAPVGWYQFNLRRQEGNQTTSLSPMRVLISDFTPAPFRVTTELNGDQFGPNDMMTVDSVAAMHAGGPYADAEARVTAILRPRQFSSSHPVAKGFRFAAQSSQGRHTVHQSVAKVNPQGELVTQVGLEEYSTQFGRIMVETAVRDERGKYVASSATADFIGRDRFVGLKNTKWVHTAGKIASTEVLVVDAHGTPVDDTPVSVVVEYFATKAARVKSAGSAYLTQYTQKWVNVAECQLTGKAKAQVCEFTPSEAGSYRVTAQINDTHQRSNSAVLSTWVTGKGHVVWGNSDRELELIADAEQYRFGDTANILVKNPYPGAQALITVERYGVRRQWTQVLDVSTPIIQVPIEGDDYPGIYVSVLLASPRVDRPLGENQVDLGKPAFKLGYTKLTVNDDAKELVVSVSTNEEIYRPREKVTIELAAEPKIGKKMPVEVALVVIDEAVFDLNLSGKRYYDPLHGFNHLESLGVMNYNLLMRLVGRQKFEKKGASPGGGGSEESTDLRNIMKFVAYWNPALALDKRGRAEVDFTLPDNLTGWRVFAMAVSKDEKMGLGEAQFKVNRPTELRPVMPNQLTASDTVQAGFSVMNRTDKARTLNVDLRAAGSALAHPVSKSMRLDLEPYQRAQVWMDISADQPGEIAFYAQAGDAEDKDAIEHHLTVGQRRSLVTAATYGTTTQASVQEPFAFPSGIYSDVGGLSVHVSPSVIANISGAFEYLRDYPYFCWEQRLSKGLAAAQYTELKAYLPASLAWENNQQLVTETLASAASFQAPNGGMTYWINDNRYVSPYLSAYTAMGFVWLRDAGYDVPETVEQKLHAYLKTYLRRDETNLTNQERSMHGMRSSIRAVALAALAARKQVDLAEVNRFRSHWENMDLFGKAHFLQAATELGAPEDEVLNLTQNLLSYSVQSGGKFQFNETLSPGYAQMLHTPLRSNCAILTTLLDLSQRSAAALNTVGDIPFKQVRAISQTRGNRAHWENTQENLFCLNALIDYSRLYERTKPDFRVTASMHTNAYGSQSIGAAVFSDLRDTPAVLADEALPVEPGLSGDVVLDREGDGRVYYSVRMRYAKTEDAAEPVNAGLEVRREYSVERDGQWQLLSSPMQLRKGELVRVDLFVSTPTARHFVVIDDPVPGGLEPVNRDLATSSVVDANKATVGRASSSWWYARDSWQGYGRFGYSFYHQELRHNAARFYSDYLPAGDYYLSYTAQAIAGGTFSVMPLKVEEMYDPDVYGMGVPASLKVEHAE; encoded by the coding sequence ATGCAAACTCTAAAATTTTTCTCTCAATTGCTTTGCGGGTTGTGTCTAAGCGTCAGTCATGGCGCGTGGGCACAAGCCACTTTTGATTCGGCAACGTTCAATCAAGCCAAGGATGAACTTGCCTTGTTGCGCGTGACGCCGAGCGGCGAGGAAGTGCCGGTGTCCAATCGACAGATCGTGTTCAAGTTCAATCAGCCGGTGGTGGCGGTAGGTGATATGCAGCGCGAATCCGACGCAGTGCCTATTTCGATCACGCCGAAAGTGAATTGTGCGTGGCTCTGGCTGGACACCAGCTCGTTAGCATGCCAATTGGATAAAGCCGATGCGCTGCAGCTTGCCACGCGCTACACGATACACGTTAACCCTGGAATTCAAACACTGGACGGCGTCACGATGCCGCACGCTGAGCAATTCAGCTTCACCACCATTCGACCCGCAATCCAAGGTGTGTACCTGCACCAGTGGACTGACGCAGCGCGGCCGGTGATGCGGGTTCAGTTCAACCAGCCAGTAAGTCGCGCGTCGGTACTGGCCAGTTTGCGCCTCAGATCTAAGGGGAATGCCATCGACTTACAAGCCGACAACGCGCACAACTCGGACTACGACGCCTTATTCTTGCAGGCAACCGCGCAATCTGCTTTTGAAAGCCAGAGTCCATTGCCTAAACCACGTGACGATGCCGAACCTGCGCCCGAAGTGCAGTTGGCCTTGCAAGCGCGCAGAAATGCCTACGATCAAGCTCGTTATGCGTGGAATTTATCGCCGGTGAACGCGTTGCCTGCCGGTGCCTTAGTTCGATTGCAACTGACTGCTGGACTCCGTTCGGTGTGGGGGGCGGTGCGCGGCACTACAGACAATAAAGTACACACATTCAGTGCCTTGCCCAAATTTGAGTTTCTGGGTGTTGAGTGCCGACAGCAGTCATACACTGACGGTAACATGCGGGTCACCTCCAATCGAATTCAACCACGATATTCAGCGCAAACTCAGTTGCGCGAATCGGACACAGGTGATCACGCCTACGATGGCTTGGCGGAATGTCTACCATTGCAATCTGCTGCGTTGGTTTTTTCGACGCCTGTGAGTTATCAAACAGCAAAAGCACATCTTAGCGTCACGCCGGATTTGGCAGGAGGCATACCCGATTACGACCCTTGGTCGACGCGTCAGGATCGTTACCTCATCGAGAACTTTTTTAACCGCCGTTTTCGGTTCGGCGACAATCGACCGTATCGAATGGTGCTGCCGGAAGTGCTAAAAGCCTACGACGAGTACAAACTGGAGTCTGTCGCTGAGTTACGTGATGAGTTACATCGAACGCTCGATAGGCCCATTAGCATGAGTTTTTTGACCGCGCATCGGCTGCCTAATTACCAGTTGGATCACCGTCATGCGGTATTCGAAAAAACGTTGGATACCGAGCTGCCGGTGACGGTCACCAATCTGGACGAGCTTGTGGTTGATGGGTACACACGAACCACGATGAGCGAGGCAGAAACCGGGTTGAGTTACCGCAAACCACTCCCCGAGGTGGAGGACATTGCTTACGCCGTGCCGCTGGGCGTGCGCGCGATGCTGGGCGGCAAATCCGGGTTGGTAACGGGCACCCTGAGTGCGGAGTCTACGTATCCGGGCTTGGATCACTACCGGCCAGAATTTGTGGCGCAGGTAACCCCGTTTCAAGTGCACCTAAAGTTCGGGCATTTCAAAAGTATGGTTTGGGTTACCAGCTTACAGACCGGAAAACCAGTTGCCGGTGTGAAGGTGCGATTGGATTTGGATCGTTACAGCGGAATGACGGCATTGAGTGACGAGACTAAGGCGGTCACAGATGTCGTCATCACTGACCGCCATGGCGTTGCCGAGTTGCCTGGTCAGGCGGAGATAGACCCAACACTGAAATGGCGTTACGTGAACTATTTCGATGATCAACGCCTCATCCTCAAGCTCAGTAAAGGCGCTGACATGGCTGTGTTGCCGTTGGATAATAGTTATCTCGTCTGGAGTAATGTGTGGCCGCAAATGCAGGCCCGCGATGGGTATTTATACGCTTGGGGGACTACTGCACAAGGCGTGTACAAAATTGGCGATACCGTGCAATACAAAATCTACGTCCGTAACCAGAGCAATGATCACTGGGTAGCGCCACCGAGTTCGGGCTACGCCTTGCAAATCATCGACCCGAAAGGGCAGGTGGTGGCAGAGCGCAAGGCGCTAACGCTGTCTGAGTTCGGCGCCGTGGACGGCGAATTCACCGTGCCAGAGACTGCGCCGGTCGGTTGGTATCAGTTTAACCTACGGCGCCAAGAGGGGAATCAAACAACCAGTTTGTCGCCCATGCGGGTACTGATCAGCGATTTTACGCCAGCGCCATTTCGCGTAACGACAGAACTGAATGGTGACCAGTTTGGTCCTAATGACATGATGACAGTCGATTCAGTCGCTGCCATGCATGCTGGTGGTCCGTACGCGGATGCGGAGGCACGCGTGACGGCTATATTGCGGCCCAGACAGTTCAGCAGTTCGCACCCTGTTGCCAAAGGGTTTCGGTTTGCCGCGCAATCGAGTCAGGGTAGGCACACCGTCCATCAATCGGTAGCCAAAGTGAACCCACAAGGCGAATTGGTCACGCAGGTTGGTTTGGAAGAATACAGTACGCAGTTTGGCCGCATAATGGTTGAAACCGCAGTGCGAGACGAGCGCGGAAAATACGTTGCCAGCAGTGCCACGGCGGACTTTATTGGCCGCGATCGTTTTGTTGGTCTTAAAAATACCAAATGGGTGCACACCGCCGGCAAAATCGCGAGCACCGAGGTATTGGTGGTCGACGCACACGGGACACCAGTTGATGACACGCCGGTTAGCGTGGTCGTGGAATATTTTGCAACTAAGGCTGCACGCGTTAAAAGTGCCGGTAGCGCATACTTGACCCAATACACGCAAAAATGGGTTAACGTCGCAGAATGCCAGCTCACCGGAAAGGCAAAGGCTCAAGTCTGTGAATTTACCCCCAGCGAGGCTGGAAGCTACCGGGTCACAGCACAGATCAACGATACACATCAGCGCTCGAACAGTGCTGTGTTGTCAACCTGGGTTACCGGCAAGGGGCATGTTGTTTGGGGAAATAGCGACCGAGAGCTGGAGTTAATAGCTGATGCGGAGCAATATCGGTTTGGTGATACTGCCAACATTCTGGTGAAAAATCCGTACCCCGGCGCACAAGCGCTAATCACGGTGGAGCGCTATGGTGTACGCCGTCAGTGGACGCAAGTACTGGACGTAAGTACACCGATTATCCAAGTTCCTATCGAAGGTGATGATTACCCTGGTATTTATGTTTCTGTGTTGCTGGCCTCGCCCCGCGTGGATCGACCTTTAGGCGAGAATCAAGTAGACCTTGGCAAGCCGGCATTCAAGCTGGGGTACACAAAGCTGACCGTGAATGACGATGCCAAAGAACTGGTGGTGTCGGTGTCCACGAATGAGGAAATTTATCGCCCACGCGAGAAGGTCACCATCGAGCTGGCTGCTGAACCAAAAATCGGTAAAAAAATGCCAGTTGAAGTCGCGTTGGTGGTGATTGATGAAGCCGTATTCGACCTTAATCTCAGTGGCAAGCGTTATTATGATCCACTTCACGGGTTTAATCACCTAGAGTCACTTGGCGTGATGAACTATAACCTGTTAATGCGCTTAGTCGGGCGTCAGAAGTTTGAAAAGAAAGGTGCCAGCCCAGGCGGGGGTGGCAGTGAAGAAAGTACTGATCTTCGAAACATCATGAAGTTTGTCGCCTACTGGAATCCAGCGCTGGCGTTGGATAAGCGTGGTCGTGCGGAGGTGGACTTCACGCTGCCCGACAATCTGACCGGCTGGCGTGTGTTTGCGATGGCGGTCAGCAAAGATGAGAAAATGGGCTTGGGGGAAGCGCAGTTTAAGGTCAATCGGCCGACCGAGTTGCGACCAGTGATGCCGAACCAACTAACGGCATCGGACACTGTACAGGCCGGTTTCAGTGTGATGAATCGAACCGACAAAGCGCGTACGTTGAATGTCGACCTGCGTGCCGCCGGGAGCGCCTTAGCACACCCGGTTAGCAAATCCATGAGGCTTGATCTTGAGCCGTACCAGCGCGCTCAGGTGTGGATGGATATCTCCGCAGATCAGCCCGGCGAAATTGCCTTTTACGCACAAGCCGGCGACGCTGAAGATAAGGACGCAATCGAGCATCATTTGACGGTTGGTCAGCGGCGATCGCTCGTCACCGCGGCAACTTATGGCACCACCACGCAAGCCAGCGTGCAGGAACCGTTCGCATTCCCGAGTGGTATTTACTCAGATGTTGGAGGCTTGAGTGTACATGTATCGCCCTCGGTTATCGCGAATATCAGCGGTGCTTTTGAATACCTACGCGATTACCCATATTTCTGCTGGGAACAGCGCCTAAGTAAAGGACTTGCTGCCGCACAATACACGGAGTTGAAGGCGTATCTGCCAGCGAGTTTGGCTTGGGAGAATAACCAGCAGCTGGTAACCGAAACCTTAGCCAGTGCCGCGAGTTTTCAAGCACCGAATGGCGGCATGACCTACTGGATTAACGACAATCGCTACGTGAGTCCTTACCTGAGTGCGTATACCGCGATGGGTTTTGTGTGGCTGCGTGACGCAGGGTATGACGTGCCGGAAACCGTGGAACAGAAACTGCATGCGTATCTTAAAACCTACTTGCGGCGAGATGAAACCAACCTTACCAATCAAGAGCGATCGATGCATGGGATGCGGTCTTCGATTCGTGCGGTAGCGCTGGCTGCATTGGCAGCACGCAAGCAAGTTGACCTGGCGGAAGTAAATCGTTTTCGCTCCCATTGGGAAAACATGGACTTATTCGGCAAAGCCCATTTTCTGCAGGCGGCGACGGAATTGGGTGCGCCCGAGGATGAGGTCTTAAACTTGACGCAGAACTTGCTGTCTTACAGTGTTCAATCCGGCGGAAAATTTCAGTTCAACGAGACACTCTCGCCCGGTTACGCGCAAATGTTACACACGCCGTTGCGTTCTAATTGTGCCATTCTAACAACGCTGCTCGACCTATCGCAGCGTTCGGCGGCGGCCTTAAATACCGTTGGCGACATCCCATTTAAGCAAGTGCGTGCTATCTCTCAGACTCGCGGCAACCGTGCGCATTGGGAGAACACGCAAGAGAACTTATTCTGTCTGAATGCGTTGATTGACTACAGTCGACTTTACGAGCGCACAAAACCGGATTTTCGCGTCACGGCAAGTATGCACACCAACGCCTACGGATCTCAATCAATAGGTGCAGCGGTTTTTTCTGACCTACGCGATACGCCGGCGGTGCTGGCCGACGAGGCGCTGCCCGTTGAACCGGGTTTAAGCGGTGATGTGGTGCTTGATCGCGAGGGTGATGGCCGGGTGTATTACAGCGTGCGTATGCGCTACGCCAAGACGGAAGACGCGGCCGAACCGGTCAATGCGGGGTTGGAGGTGCGACGCGAGTACTCGGTGGAACGGGACGGGCAATGGCAGTTATTATCCAGCCCGATGCAATTGCGTAAGGGCGAACTGGTGCGGGTCGATCTGTTTGTGTCAACCCCGACTGCACGGCACTTCGTGGTCATCGATGATCCAGTGCCAGGCGGATTGGAGCCGGTGAATCGTGATCTGGCGACCAGTTCCGTGGTCGATGCAAATAAGGCCACAGTTGGTCGGGCATCAAGTTCCTGGTGGTACGCACGCGATAGCTGGCAGGGCTATGGACGATTTGGGTATAGTTTTTATCATCAGGAGTTGCGCCACAATGCCGCGCGCTTTTACTCTGATTACTTGCCTGCCGGTGACTATTATCTGAGCTACACTGCGCAGGCAATTGCGGGCGGTACCTTTTCCGTTATGCCACTAAAAGTAGAGGAAATGTATGACCCCGATGTGTACGGGATGGGCGTTCCCGCCAGCCTAAAGGTCGAACATGCTGAGTAG
- a CDS encoding transglycosylase domain-containing protein → MLSSRVPRWLRQALRVAAAISVLAAVVLAVVTERAMRPIPTDLHAVVNQINKPQLLDRDHRPLTVTFQNQWNVHQQVRLERIPEVLQHAFILAEDKRFYQHAGIDWTARVNALLQNILAFEGVRGASTISEQVVRMVHPRPRSVWARWLEGWEARLLERQFDKATILEFYLNQVPYAAQRRGVAQAAAYYFDRDLETLSEKEMLALAVLVRAPSRFDLYKSTARIEGRLNLLIDRAVDAGVVTQAMSVKQQTLTVQRPSPTLDVQHFAQFVQSQVADPKSQIVTTLDSPLQFLGQELLNRRLSQLATQQVQHGALIVVDHQQDEVLVWAVGNADTNPEPTAYDTLLVKRQPGSTLKPFVYASALEQGWTAATLIDDSPLTEGVGRGVHAYRNYSNKYYGEVPLREALGNSLNIPAIKAAQYVGVEPLLARLHALGIRDLALRSVDYGHGIALGNAELSLFQLAEAYAALARGGIYRPLSVLTSAASKASGQRVFSDAASTLIANILSDADARSREFGRGGALHLPIQTAVKTGTSSDYRDAWVMAFNHRYLVGVWMGNLDSQPMQNITGSTGPAMVMRAMFNELNRHTATRPLRLARDLQRHAVCIDSGLISDGNCASRDEWFLPTSLPAEKRTHEQALEYRLAQPVDQMLVARDPRIPDEFEALELRLNQSERVQQVEWLVNDKLVATTHTAHYDWPLQGGHFRVQARVFSMAARPMLTPAVSFTVR, encoded by the coding sequence ATGCTGAGTAGTCGCGTGCCACGTTGGCTGCGTCAAGCCTTGCGGGTTGCCGCTGCTATTAGCGTTCTTGCGGCAGTGGTGCTTGCGGTGGTAACTGAACGCGCCATGCGGCCAATACCCACAGACCTTCATGCTGTGGTCAACCAGATCAATAAGCCGCAGCTTCTAGATCGTGATCATCGGCCGTTGACAGTCACCTTTCAGAACCAATGGAATGTGCATCAGCAAGTACGTTTAGAAAGAATCCCTGAGGTGTTACAACACGCGTTTATCTTGGCCGAGGATAAGCGATTTTATCAGCACGCCGGCATCGACTGGACTGCACGTGTCAACGCGCTATTGCAAAACATACTGGCATTCGAGGGCGTGCGCGGTGCAAGCACCATCAGTGAACAGGTGGTGCGCATGGTGCATCCACGACCAAGGTCGGTTTGGGCGCGCTGGCTTGAAGGTTGGGAAGCCCGTCTACTGGAACGTCAGTTCGACAAAGCCACCATTTTAGAGTTCTACCTGAATCAGGTTCCCTATGCCGCTCAACGGCGTGGGGTAGCGCAAGCCGCCGCGTACTATTTTGATCGAGATCTTGAAACGCTGAGCGAAAAAGAAATGCTGGCGCTGGCGGTGCTTGTACGGGCACCATCGCGATTCGATTTATACAAAAGCACGGCGCGAATTGAAGGTCGGTTGAATCTGTTGATCGACCGTGCAGTGGATGCTGGCGTGGTGACACAAGCGATGTCTGTGAAGCAGCAGACACTGACAGTACAACGTCCTAGCCCGACGTTGGATGTTCAGCATTTTGCACAGTTTGTTCAGAGTCAGGTGGCGGACCCAAAATCACAGATTGTCACCACCTTGGATTCACCTTTGCAGTTTCTTGGACAAGAGTTATTAAACCGTCGCTTGAGTCAGCTCGCCACTCAACAAGTTCAACATGGGGCGTTAATTGTGGTTGATCATCAGCAAGATGAGGTATTGGTGTGGGCGGTGGGCAACGCTGACACTAACCCAGAGCCGACTGCCTATGACACCCTGCTGGTAAAGCGACAACCCGGTTCCACACTCAAGCCGTTTGTGTACGCCAGTGCGTTAGAGCAAGGCTGGACGGCCGCGACGCTGATTGACGACAGCCCGTTGACCGAAGGTGTGGGGCGTGGGGTCCATGCCTACCGGAACTACAGTAATAAGTATTACGGTGAAGTCCCACTGCGTGAGGCACTGGGGAATTCACTGAATATTCCAGCGATCAAAGCGGCCCAATATGTTGGTGTTGAGCCTTTATTGGCGCGTCTTCACGCGCTCGGCATCCGTGACTTGGCATTGCGTTCGGTGGACTATGGGCATGGTATCGCATTGGGAAATGCGGAACTGAGCTTGTTCCAGTTGGCCGAAGCTTATGCTGCCCTCGCGCGCGGCGGTATTTACCGACCGTTATCCGTGCTGACCTCGGCTGCTTCGAAGGCGAGTGGGCAGCGTGTATTTTCGGATGCGGCCAGTACGTTGATCGCTAATATTCTGTCCGATGCGGATGCACGAAGTCGAGAATTCGGGCGTGGCGGCGCACTGCATTTGCCGATCCAGACCGCAGTAAAAACCGGCACGTCCAGTGACTACCGAGATGCCTGGGTGATGGCGTTTAATCATCGTTACTTGGTCGGTGTCTGGATGGGCAACCTCGACAGTCAACCAATGCAGAATATTACCGGGTCAACCGGGCCAGCAATGGTTATGCGGGCGATGTTTAATGAGCTCAATCGTCACACGGCCACGCGCCCTTTACGCTTAGCGCGTGATTTACAACGACACGCGGTGTGTATCGACTCCGGTTTGATTAGTGACGGTAATTGCGCTTCGCGGGATGAGTGGTTTCTGCCAACCTCGTTGCCGGCTGAAAAGCGCACTCACGAGCAAGCGCTTGAGTATCGATTGGCTCAGCCAGTGGATCAGATGCTGGTTGCGCGCGACCCAAGAATACCCGACGAGTTTGAGGCGCTCGAGTTGCGACTAAATCAGTCTGAACGCGTGCAACAGGTGGAGTGGTTGGTGAATGATAAGTTGGTGGCGACGACGCACACAGCGCACTACGATTGGCCCCTTCAAGGCGGGCATTTTAGAGTTCAGGCGCGGGTATTCAGCATGGCTGCTCGGCCAATGCTGACACCGGCGGTCTCGTTCACTGTTCGATAA
- a CDS encoding TMEM165/GDT1 family protein — protein MEIKLFFAIFFSVFLAELGDKTQLATMLFAADKDVNKWLIFAAASSALIVATALGVAVGAWLSHHIEERYLHLAAGIGFIAIGAYTLMGAVSASN, from the coding sequence ATGGAAATAAAGTTATTTTTTGCCATTTTTTTCTCAGTATTTCTCGCCGAACTAGGTGATAAAACGCAGCTAGCAACCATGTTGTTCGCGGCAGACAAGGATGTAAATAAGTGGCTGATATTCGCGGCTGCCAGCAGCGCGCTGATTGTCGCCACCGCATTAGGCGTTGCCGTCGGCGCCTGGTTGTCGCACCATATTGAAGAACGGTACCTTCACCTGGCCGCCGGCATCGGCTTCATTGCCATTGGCGCCTATACGCTAATGGGTGCAGTCAGCGCGTCGAACTAG
- the rimK gene encoding 30S ribosomal protein S6--L-glutamate ligase, which produces MKIAILSRNKKLYSTRRLVEAGQVRGHEVDVIDTLQCYMDITKSRSVVRYGGKELPRYDAIIPRIGASITFYGTAVVRQFEMMGTFSVNESVAISRSRDKLRSLQLLSRRNVGLPRTGFANKSTNIKDLIKTVGGAPLVVKLLEGTQGIGVVLAENNKSAESIIEAFMGLNANILVQEFIKEAGGADIRCFVVGGKVVAAMKRQGADGEFRSNLHRGGSATLVKLSKEERATAVNAAKVMGLNVCGVDILQSASGPVVMEVNSTPGLEGIEKATGKDVGELIFQFIEDNAKPHRTRTRGKG; this is translated from the coding sequence ATGAAAATCGCGATTTTATCTCGCAATAAAAAACTGTACTCAACGCGACGGCTGGTCGAGGCAGGCCAAGTTCGTGGTCATGAGGTCGATGTGATTGATACGCTCCAATGTTATATGGACATCACCAAAAGTCGCTCGGTAGTGCGTTATGGCGGCAAGGAGTTGCCACGATACGATGCGATCATTCCAAGAATTGGCGCCTCGATTACCTTTTATGGCACGGCAGTGGTCCGTCAGTTTGAAATGATGGGCACGTTTTCTGTGAACGAATCGGTGGCCATTAGTCGATCGCGCGATAAACTACGCTCTCTGCAATTGTTGTCACGCCGCAATGTGGGCTTACCTCGGACTGGGTTTGCGAACAAATCCACCAACATTAAGGATCTGATTAAAACGGTTGGTGGTGCGCCGTTGGTGGTGAAACTGTTAGAAGGTACGCAAGGGATTGGTGTGGTACTGGCTGAAAACAATAAATCCGCTGAAAGTATTATCGAAGCTTTTATGGGGTTGAACGCCAATATCCTGGTGCAGGAATTCATCAAGGAAGCAGGCGGTGCCGATATTCGCTGTTTTGTGGTTGGCGGTAAAGTGGTCGCAGCAATGAAACGCCAAGGGGCGGACGGTGAGTTTCGTTCTAACCTGCATCGCGGCGGGTCTGCCACGCTGGTTAAGCTCAGTAAAGAAGAGCGCGCCACAGCCGTTAATGCTGCTAAGGTCATGGGCTTGAACGTCTGTGGTGTCGACATCTTACAATCTGCGTCCGGTCCGGTCGTGATGGAAGTCAATTCAACTCCCGGTCTTGAGGGAATTGAAAAGGCCACAGGAAAAGATGTGGGGGAGCTGATTTTTCAGTTTATTGAGGACAATGCGAAGCCGCATCGCACTCGTACGCGAGGCAAAGGTTAG